From Kitasatospora sp. MAP12-44:
AAGCCCGCGGCATCGAGCACCTGTACGTGATCGGGATGGACGAGCTGTTCGCCAAGGACTCCGCGTTCTTCCACGACAACTTCGCCGGATCGCTGACCAAACGGGTCCTGAGCTTCGCCTCGCGCTTCGAGGACTTCGTGGACACGCTGACTTTCTCAGTCGTGGCCAACTTCGTGCCCCTGCTGTTCGGATCTGTGGTGCTGTGGCAGTACCAACCGCTGCTCGTCGTCGGACTGCTGGCGATGATCGGGCTGACCGCCGCGTGCGTGACGCCCCTGATCCGGCGCCGCCAGCAACTGGTGGACCAGCGCGAGGAGGCGGTCGCCCGGGTGGCCGGCCACGTCGCCGACAGCCTCGTGAACATGGACACCGTCCGGGCGTTCGCGGCCGAGGAGCGCGAGGCCGCCGAGCACCGCTCCCGCGTCGCATGGTCGCGCCAACTGACGCTGCGTTCCTGGGACTACAACAACCTGCGCATCGACACGCTGGTCGCGCCGATGTCCGTGCTGACGAACGCACTGGGCCTGCTGCTCGCGGTCACGCTCGGCGGGGGCCGGCACGGCGTGGAGGCGGTGATCGTCGCCTTCACGTACTACAGCAGCGCGACGCGGATCATGTTCGAGTTCAGCCAGATCTACCGCCGGCTGGAGAGCTCGATGACGGAGGCCGCGCAGTTCACCGAGCTGCTGCTGACGCCGCCGACCGTACGCGACCCGGCCTCGCCGGAACCGCTGCGGTTGCGGGCCGCCGACGTCCACTTCGAGCAGGTGACCTTCGCCCACGCCGGCGCCGAGCCGATCTTCGAGGGCCTCGACCTGGCCGTGCCCAGCGGGGCCAAGATCGGCCTCGTCGGCCGGTCCGGCGGGGGCAAGACCACGCTCACCCGGC
This genomic window contains:
- a CDS encoding ABC transporter ATP-binding protein, which encodes MLLALRSYGRELARSPRLALPAMLLPALGNIGIAYIAPLIVAKLVGRIAADAHVGIGTMLPYVLAFAGSLLVAETLWRLGLHCINRLEARGIEHLYVIGMDELFAKDSAFFHDNFAGSLTKRVLSFASRFEDFVDTLTFSVVANFVPLLFGSVVLWQYQPLLVVGLLAMIGLTAACVTPLIRRRQQLVDQREEAVARVAGHVADSLVNMDTVRAFAAEEREAAEHRSRVAWSRQLTLRSWDYNNLRIDTLVAPMSVLTNALGLLLAVTLGGGRHGVEAVIVAFTYYSSATRIMFEFSQIYRRLESSMTEAAQFTELLLTPPTVRDPASPEPLRLRAADVHFEQVTFAHAGAEPIFEGLDLAVPSGAKIGLVGRSGGGKTTLTRLLLRMTDIDAGRILIGGQDISRLRQADLRGQIAYVPQDPAMFHRTLRENIAFARPDATDAEIRRAAEAAHVTEFADALPDGFDTMVGERGVKLSGGQRQRVALARAILRDAPILLLDEATSALDSESEVLVQEALWRLMEGRTALVVAHRLSTVATMDRLVVLDRGRILEQGTHQELLTADGAYAKLWQHQSGGFLDKTCSPTHLLTS